The following DNA comes from Chitinophaga nivalis.
GTGACAGTTTTTCCGGCACTGCTTTAAAGATGCGGATGCCGGCTGTTGCATTTTCCAGTTCCTTTTTCGCGATGTCGAAAGCGGTGCCGGCTTCTTCCAGGTCTTTCTGACTGGTCACGCCATGCTTCATCAGGTCTTGTTGCCGGTTGAAGGTTTGTTGTGCCAGCTGGTACTGGGATCTGGCCTGAAAGTATTGTTTCTGTGCCTCGATGAAATCCGGCGAACTGATTTCAAACAAAGGCGTGGCCGGTGTAACGGTCATGCCTAAACGCGTAAAGGAACGCAGTATCCTGCCCGGAAAGGGCGGCGCAATTTCCGCGTACTGGGTAGGAATCGCTTTCACAGTACCCGCTGTTTGCAACTGCAGCTGGTAAGGCCGGGCGGTAATGGTCACCAGTTTGAGCTTATGCTGCAGGGCAGCCTGCTGTTGCACGGTGATCGTGTCTCCCTGTATGGTATATTCCTGGCTGTCTGTAGCCGGTTGTTTACTGTGGCAGGCGGCCATCATGGCGGCGATACCGGTATAGCGTACAATTTGTTTCATGTGCAGGAGATGAACAGGTGGTGTTATAGCCATTGATTGAATTTTTTAATAAACCAGACTTTGACAGTTTGCGTGAGCAGACAATACGCCAGCAGGATAGCGGCCAGCCAGGGGAAATAGCTGAGTGGCAGCGGTTGCATCTTAAGCGTGGCGGCAAAAGGGGAGAACGGGATGAAGACGCCGATGGCGATGATGAGCAGCGTTAATACAGTTACCGGTAAAGCGGCACTGCTTTGCAGGAATGGTATTTTCCGGGTACGGATCATATGTACGATCAGTGTTTGCGATAACAGTCCTTCCACGAACCAGCCGGATTGAAACAGGCTTTGCTGCGCCGGTGTAGCGGCTTTGAATACAAAGAACAACAGGGCAAAAGTGGCATAGTCAAATAAAGAGCTGACCGGACCTATACACAGCATGAACCGCCGGATGCCGGAGGCATCCCATTTACGGGGCTGCTCCAGGTAGTCAGCATCCATCCGGTCCCAGGGAATGGTGATCTGAGAGATATCGTACAACAGGTTCTGCACCAGCAGCTGTATGGGCAGCATAGGGAGGAAAGGCAGGATGATACTGGCTCCCAGCATGCTGAACATATTGCCGAAATTGCTGCTGGCGGTCATCTTGATGTACTTGATGATATTGCCGAAAGTACGGCGGCCGTATATCACGCCTTTGCGTAATACCATCAGGTCTTTTTCCAGCAGGATGATATCCGCGCTTTCTTTGGCAATGTCGGTAGCGGTATCTACAGAGATGCCTACATCCGCATCTTTCAGGGCAGGGGCGTCATTGATGCCGTCGCCCATGAAGCCAACGGTATGACCGGCTGCCTGCAGGAGTTTTACCACCCGGCTTTTTTGTGCCGGACTCAGTTTGGCAAATATGCTGGTATCGTGTAGTCGTTCCCGTAATACCTCATCACTGTATTGCTCCAGTTCCTGTCCGAGGATAATTTTCTGCACGGGAATCCCTACTTCGCGGCATATCTTGGCCGTCACAATTTCATTGTCGCCGGTTAGTACTTTTACATCCACGCCCAGCTGCCGCAGCGCGGTAATCGCCGGTTTGGCAGATGGTTTGGGCGGGTCCAGGAATCCAATGAAGCCGGTGAGTACCAGCTCACTTTCATCGGCCACGCTGTAGGTCAGGGCGCGGGAGTC
Coding sequences within:
- a CDS encoding efflux RND transporter periplasmic adaptor subunit, with product MAITPPVHLLHMKQIVRYTGIAAMMAACHSKQPATDSQEYTIQGDTITVQQQAALQHKLKLVTITARPYQLQLQTAGTVKAIPTQYAEIAPPFPGRILRSFTRLGMTVTPATPLFEISSPDFIEAQKQYFQARSQYQLAQQTFNRQQDLMKHGVTSQKDLEEAGTAFDIAKKELENATAGIRIFKAVPEKLSLGQPLTVYAPIRGEIIDNKIVVGQFIKDDAASVATVAELSDVWVAGQVKEKDLRLIKTLDACEIAIAALPEKHIKGNIYHINEIVDEETRSVQVLIACSNADHTLKPGMYVTVDFTATPTKAVMVPAKALLQLNEQSFVFVCTAPGKYIRRSVTTGSTSGNEVVITAGLQGGEQIVAEGGFYLLEAK